The following DNA comes from Alphaproteobacteria bacterium.
GCATAGATCTCACGCCTTTGCCAACATCGCCCATCACGCGAGGCAATTTTCCTGCGCCAAAGATTAGCAGCACGATCAACAAAATCAGAACCAGTTGCCAAATGCCAATGCTCATTATAAAAACCCTTATATATGCGTATTTAGCCAAAAACTATCATAGTTATAGCGCAAATACAAAGTCTATTAGCCAATACCCACTAACACAAAAATCGCATTGATAATGCTCATCATAGGTGGAACGAGGAATAAATTAAAAACGCTCCAATTTTGCTCTAAAAAATTGCCTGCTAAAGGCACCACAATCAGCAATAACAATAACACCGGAAATCCAAATTTTTCGGTACGTGAAAAAGGGATCGCAAGTTTTGGTGGCAGTATTCCAGCGAGTATGCGCCCCCCATCCAATGGCAACAAAGGGATCAGATTAAAAACGGCCAAAGCCACATTTAAAATTACCGAAAAATCGAGCATCCGCACATGCCACGGCAGCGTTGTTGTGATTTGTTCGGGCAAATCAGCAATGGCAAACTTTAGTGCAATGGCGCTGATGAGTGCCAAAAATAAATTGGTGAGAGGGCCAGCGGCAGCCACCAAAACCATATCGCGGCGCGGCTTATTTAATAGGGCAAATTGCACCGGCACCGGCTTTGCCCAACCAAAAATAAATGGTGCGCCGGAAAGAATCAACACCACAGGCAAAGCAATCGTTCCGATAAGGTCGATATGCTTGAATGGATTGAATGTCACCCTGCCCTCATTATATGCGGTGGGATCTCCACAGCGATGAGCTACAAAGCCATGTGCGGCTTCGTGCAGCGGTATCGCTAGCAACAAGGGCAAGCAAAAAATAATGAAGGCCAGTGGATCAAAATTCATTCCATCAAGCCGTTGCGGCGGTGTTTGCTTCTGTTAAAAACTTTGCCATACGCTGCCTTGCTACCATACCGTCAAATGGGCGATTATTTTTTAAAACGCGCTCTGCACGCAAAGCACGGGCGGCGGCTTCGCTGTTCAAACTATGCACTGCAGTAGAGATTGCGCGCATTTCTTCCATGTTGCCATTACAATGCAACACCACGTCACAACCGGCGGCCAAAGAATCATGGGCAAGCTTTGCAAAATCGCCTTTCAGCGCTTTCATCGACAAATCATCGGTCATGAGCAAACCATTGAAGCCAATTTCTTCGCGAATTAGGGTAATGACATCAGGCGATAATGTCGCCACGCGATAAGGGTCAATGCCAGTATACAAAACATGGGCGGTCATGCCTAAAGGCAGATCAGCCAGTTCTCTGAATGGTGCGAAATCGGTATTTCGCAGCTCTTCGAGGCTGGTGGTCACCTCAGGCAAGTCCAAATGGCTGTCTACAGTAGCGCGGCCATGTCCCGGAATATGCTTAAGAACAGGCAAAACTCCGCTATCCATCAAGCCTTGTGCTGCTTCACGCGCCAATGTTGCAACCCGCTCTGGATCCGTACCATATGCGCGATCACCAATAATATCGTGACTACCCTCTACCGGCACATCCGCCAGCGGCAGGCAATCGACATTAATGCCAAGATACGTCAAATCTTCTGCAATCAAACGGCTGTTCAGATAAATTGCTTCTCCGGCGTGCTGTACATTTTTATCGGCAAGATTTGCCAAGGTACGGGCAGAAGGGTAATCCGGCCAATGCGGTGGGCGCAGCCGCGCCACTCTGCCACCTTCCTGATCAATCAAAATCAAGGCATCGCGATGCGCAACCGTTGCTTTAAGCTCATCTACCAATTGCTGCACCTGTACTGGATTTTCGCAGTTGCGGGCGAATAAAATGAAGCCTAGTGGATTTTCTTTTTCAAAAAACTCCCGTTCTGCGTCATTCAGTGTCAAACCTTCACAGCCATAAATCACGGCTTTGGGCAACTCGCCCTGCTCGTTTAGTGCAATTATGCTCATTCTCTTATTCCTGTAGTGGTTTATTTAACGCTGACAACAAAACATGCTTGTTTATTCTTTTGCAAATATTCGCACACCTTGCGCGCCGATGTTTCTGAATCAAAGGGCCCAATTTGCAAGCGATGATAGGTTTTGCCATTCACATCTGCCGATTGCAACTGATGCTCTTTGGTAGGGAACATGCTGCCATGTGCCGCTTTAATTTTTGTCCATGCGGCTTTTGCATCATCGTGCGAACTAAATGCTCCAAGCTGTGCCATAAACTGGCCTGAGCTTGCAGATTTACCTGAACTAGGCGCTGGCGGCTCCGCTGGTTTTGCAGGTGCAACTGGTGCCTCCGGCTCAATCACTTTAATGGTGTCTTCGTTGGATTTTTCCGAAGCTACAACGGTTGCTTTTTCGGCAGCTGTAGCGGGTGCAACTTCTGCATTCGCTGGCTGAGCCTCTTCTTTCACTGCTTCCCCTTCTTTGATTTCAGGGATTGGTGTAGCAACCGCAGTAGCACCACTAATGGTTTCTACCGGCTCGCGCTGGAAGTCATCTGGATTCACAGGCTCTGGCTGGGCGCGCTCTACTGGCTCTTCAGGTGGAGGCATCAAGCGCTCTGCCATTGGGCGGCCTTCGCCTTTTCCGGCGGCGAGTTGATTATATACCGATTTATCCTGATGCTCGAATTGCAGCCCACCCGGATCTTCGGGTTTTTCTTTATAAGGTTCGGTATTGGCGGCTACCAACGGAATTTCTTCTTCGCTGATTGGCTCCATACTGCTTTGATAGGCATACCATGCCAGAGCGATGAATCCACCCAGTGCCGCTATGACAAACATAATTGATAGCCAGCGCAGCATACCACCTTGGTATTCTTCGTCGCTGTCATATGTTTCATCATCTATATCATCGGTGTTATAATCATCTTCGCGGCTCATATTGCCCAATCCTTTATTGGTTTTGTATTAAATGCAAGCTGTGCATGATGCAGCGTTGAGGCTGCAGCACGCGCCAATAATGCACTGGATATTTGCCCTTGTATAGACTCTTTTTGCATTAAATCCCCATTGTTTTGTTGTCTTTGCAAATGCGTCTTGGCAATTACCAGTTGGGCATACCATTGTTCAAATGGGGCGAAGAAATGCATGAGATTTTTTGCAAACACCGCTTCATCTTCGCTTTGCATAAATTTGTCATGCAGCCACAGCAGGGCAATTGCCAATCGCTCAGAATATGCTGCACTTGTAATACAGCTTTCCAAGCTTTGTGAAATAATTTCAGCGCGATAATAGGCATAACGAATGTTATTCAACAAAGCGTCATGACTGGCGTTGCTGGCATAAATATTTACGGGTGGTGGCAATTGTATTACTTCACAGCTTTTAACAACAAATGCTTTTTCAAAAGTAACATTAATGCAGCGCGCCAGCGGAACATAGCTGGCAATCAAAATTTCTGGTTGTTCCTGTAGATATTCGGTGCATTGCTGCAAATCTCCTTTGGCCATCAACACAATATCCGCCTGATGCGCATAGCGGTTTTGTGGCAGCTTAATGGCCGCTTCCTTAACATCTGCATTGGCATGCAAGATAGCATAGAGCCATGTGATGGGGTTGGATACCATCAGGTAGTGGCTGAAAGGTCGAATAAACGACGATGTTCATCTATTGCAAAACGATCGGTCATGCTGGCTATAAAATCGGCCACAATTACGGCGCATTGCTGGCTGTTGGCAGAATCTACCTGCATACGCCATTGGGTGGGCAAACATTCTGGCTCGCTA
Coding sequences within:
- a CDS encoding twin-arginine translocase TatA/TatE family subunit, encoding MSIGIWQLVLILLIVLLIFGAGKLPRVMGDVGKGVRSM
- a CDS encoding site-2 protease family protein, translated to MNFDPLAFIIFCLPLLLAIPLHEAAHGFVAHRCGDPTAYNEGRVTFNPFKHIDLIGTIALPVVLILSGAPFIFGWAKPVPVQFALLNKPRRDMVLVAAAGPLTNLFLALISAIALKFAIADLPEQITTTLPWHVRMLDFSVILNVALAVFNLIPLLPLDGGRILAGILPPKLAIPFSRTEKFGFPVLLLLLIVVPLAGNFLEQNWSVFNLFLVPPMMSIINAIFVLVGIG
- a CDS encoding SPOR domain-containing protein, with product MSREDDYNTDDIDDETYDSDEEYQGGMLRWLSIMFVIAALGGFIALAWYAYQSSMEPISEEEIPLVAANTEPYKEKPEDPGGLQFEHQDKSVYNQLAAGKGEGRPMAERLMPPPEEPVERAQPEPVNPDDFQREPVETISGATAVATPIPEIKEGEAVKEEAQPANAEVAPATAAEKATVVASEKSNEDTIKVIEPEAPVAPAKPAEPPAPSSGKSASSGQFMAQLGAFSSHDDAKAAWTKIKAAHGSMFPTKEHQLQSADVNGKTYHRLQIGPFDSETSARKVCEYLQKNKQACFVVSVK
- the nagZ gene encoding beta-N-acetylhexosaminidase, which codes for MSIIALNEQGELPKAVIYGCEGLTLNDAEREFFEKENPLGFILFARNCENPVQVQQLVDELKATVAHRDALILIDQEGGRVARLRPPHWPDYPSARTLANLADKNVQHAGEAIYLNSRLIAEDLTYLGINVDCLPLADVPVEGSHDIIGDRAYGTDPERVATLAREAAQGLMDSGVLPVLKHIPGHGRATVDSHLDLPEVTTSLEELRNTDFAPFRELADLPLGMTAHVLYTGIDPYRVATLSPDVITLIREEIGFNGLLMTDDLSMKALKGDFAKLAHDSLAAGCDVVLHCNGNMEEMRAISTAVHSLNSEAAARALRAERVLKNNRPFDGMVARQRMAKFLTEANTAATA